A stretch of Clostridia bacterium DNA encodes these proteins:
- a CDS encoding glycine/sarcosine/betaine reductase component B subunit: MRLEVGNIFIKDVQFGDVAKVENGVLFVNKEELIEVTGDDDRIASVDVYLAKPGEETRIIPVKDVLEPRVKVEGDGGILPGFISGVEQVGNGRTHVLKGAALVTTGRIVGFQEGIIDMSGPGAEYTPFSKTLNVVVKVEPIEGLDQHQHEAVVRMAGFRAGTYLGTLGKEVEPDEVKVYETKPLIEQAAEFPALPKVAYVYMLQSQGLLHDTYFYGVDVKKIVPTFMYPTEVFDGAIASGNCVSACDKNPSYVHMNSPVIEELYARHGKDINFMGCVITNENVTLADKERSSNMTAKLIEYLGVDAVIISEEGFGNPDADLVMNCNKITKKGIKTVLITDEYAGQDGGSQSLADSTPVGDAVVTGGNANQLITLPPMSTVIGYPEVADVIAGGADGSLASDGSITAEIQVITGATNELGFGYLSAKTY; encoded by the coding sequence TTGCGTTTAGAAGTAGGTAATATTTTTATCAAAGATGTACAGTTCGGTGATGTAGCAAAAGTTGAAAACGGTGTGCTTTTTGTCAACAAAGAAGAGTTGATTGAGGTGACTGGAGACGACGATCGCATCGCATCTGTGGACGTATACTTAGCAAAACCAGGTGAGGAAACAAGGATAATCCCGGTCAAAGACGTACTTGAGCCTAGAGTGAAAGTCGAAGGAGACGGTGGCATCTTACCTGGTTTCATAAGCGGCGTTGAGCAAGTTGGTAACGGCAGAACTCATGTTCTTAAGGGTGCAGCACTGGTGACCACAGGAAGAATTGTGGGATTCCAGGAAGGCATTATTGACATGAGTGGCCCCGGAGCTGAATATACGCCATTTTCGAAGACACTAAACGTAGTTGTCAAGGTTGAACCTATTGAAGGTTTGGATCAGCACCAGCATGAAGCTGTAGTCAGAATGGCTGGTTTCAGAGCAGGTACTTATCTAGGTACACTGGGTAAAGAAGTAGAGCCCGACGAGGTTAAGGTTTATGAAACGAAACCTCTAATCGAGCAAGCTGCTGAATTCCCTGCACTACCTAAAGTAGCATATGTGTATATGTTGCAGTCTCAAGGACTGTTGCACGACACCTATTTTTATGGTGTTGATGTCAAGAAGATTGTTCCAACATTCATGTATCCCACAGAAGTATTTGACGGTGCAATTGCGAGTGGTAACTGCGTATCCGCTTGCGACAAAAACCCAAGTTATGTTCACATGAATAGTCCAGTCATTGAAGAGCTTTATGCTAGACATGGCAAGGACATCAACTTCATGGGTTGCGTAATCACCAATGAAAACGTGACATTGGCAGACAAAGAGCGTTCTTCCAATATGACGGCTAAATTGATTGAATACTTGGGCGTTGATGCAGTAATCATTTCTGAAGAAGGTTTCGGTAACCCGGATGCTGACTTAGTAATGAACTGTAACAAAATCACCAAGAAGGGCATTAAAACTGTTTTGATTACCGACGAATATGCCGGTCAAGATGGTGGATCCCAGTCATTGGCTGACTCTACTCCAGTAGGAGATGCAGTCGTAACTGGTGGTAATGCTAACCAACTGATTACTTTGCCCCCAATGAGCACTGTAATTGGTTACCCAGAAGTAGCGGATGTAATCGCTGGTGGTGCTGATGGTTCTTTGGCATCAGACGGTAGTATAACAGCTGAAATTCAGGTAATTACTGGCGCAACCAATGAGTTGGGCTTCGGTTATCTGTCCGCTAAAACTTATTAA
- a CDS encoding nitronate monooxygenase, with product MKIQALKIDDLIASIPIIQGGMGIGVSGSSLAAAVANEGGIGIISGVQIGYREPDFLTNTVEANRRALRKEIQKARELSPHGIIGVNFMVAMKNYKEMVRVAVEEKIDLIVSGAGLPLDLPTYVENSKTKLLPIVSSAKAANIIIKRWLRQGKVPDAIVVEGPLAGGHLGFKNENIQKAEYTLEHLLEEVLSLLEKLNKNIPVIAAGGIASGHDIAKLLNLGASGVQIGSLFVTTEECDASLAFKQAYVNAKEQDIQIIKSPVGLPGRAIRNSFVERIEKDNLPVKKCFRCLETCNPADTPYCISQALIDAVETGEGLIFSGGKAYLNQKITTVKEVINRLISELNKY from the coding sequence TTGAAAATACAAGCATTGAAGATTGATGATCTTATCGCATCCATTCCCATCATCCAAGGAGGTATGGGCATAGGTGTTTCCGGGTCATCACTCGCTGCTGCAGTCGCCAATGAAGGTGGCATCGGCATAATATCCGGAGTACAAATCGGTTATAGAGAGCCAGATTTCCTCACCAATACGGTAGAAGCCAATAGGCGAGCCCTACGAAAAGAAATACAAAAGGCTAGAGAACTCAGTCCTCATGGCATCATCGGTGTAAACTTTATGGTAGCTATGAAGAACTACAAAGAAATGGTACGGGTTGCTGTCGAGGAGAAAATCGATTTAATCGTATCTGGCGCAGGACTTCCTTTGGACTTACCCACATATGTAGAAAATTCCAAGACCAAACTGTTGCCCATTGTTTCTTCTGCCAAAGCAGCTAATATAATCATCAAACGTTGGTTGCGCCAAGGTAAAGTACCCGATGCTATTGTAGTTGAGGGGCCATTGGCTGGTGGACACCTAGGCTTCAAAAATGAAAACATTCAAAAGGCTGAATATACACTAGAGCATTTACTGGAAGAAGTACTGTCACTACTTGAGAAGCTAAATAAAAATATTCCGGTCATTGCAGCTGGTGGCATAGCAAGTGGTCATGATATCGCCAAGTTACTCAATTTGGGTGCAAGTGGTGTTCAAATTGGGTCACTATTCGTAACCACAGAAGAATGTGATGCTTCGCTTGCCTTCAAACAGGCTTATGTAAATGCCAAGGAACAAGATATCCAAATCATCAAAAGTCCCGTTGGACTTCCAGGAAGAGCCATCCGCAATTCTTTTGTGGAACGCATAGAAAAAGACAATCTTCCTGTAAAGAAATGTTTTCGCTGTCTGGAAACATGCAATCCTGCAGATACGCCCTATTGTATTTCACAGGCATTGATTGATGCCGTTGAAACAGGAGAAGGTTTGATCTTTTCTGGCGGAAAAGCCTATCTGAATCAAAAAATCACTACTGTAAAAGAAGTCATCAACCGGTTAATCTCTGAATTAAATAAATACTAA
- a CDS encoding glycine reductase produces the protein MNFPVIKGAAYSLFHTPEMVIHQGTTQTSEKRLNPDSEHLKALPKVLRSFQDVVEYPANQVYIGNKTPGELNEMATPWYDNQIKDASRDGKFGSIYTEDETLGLMKVVDIFDLVILEDSFQKKVAKKLMANPKFAKIKNVASIEKEGATEEEINAAIEKHGEALYFEGKIVGCVKRAHEFDQALTAHVMFENLAGKATSVATVMDLLDRLDINPEDIEYIVECSEEACGDMNQRGGGNIAKSIGEACNLINATGSDTRSFCAAPAHASVEAAALVQSGIYKNVLVVAGGCTAKLGMNSKSHIEKGVPVLEDVLGGFAFIVSENDGVSPIIRTDVIGRHTIGSGSSPQAVISAIVTDPLDRAGMSLKDIDKFAPEMQNPEITKPAGAGDVPEANYKMIAAIGVKRGEFDRKEIMDVVKSKGMPGFAPTQGHIPSGVPFLGFAKDMIESGEIERAMIIGKGSLFLGRLTNLFDGVSYLVEKNPGVVEEASSFDKEEVRKMVAESMRNFAASISLD, from the coding sequence ATGAATTTTCCAGTGATTAAAGGAGCAGCATATAGCTTGTTCCATACACCTGAAATGGTCATCCATCAAGGAACGACACAGACATCGGAGAAAAGACTTAACCCTGATTCAGAACATCTAAAAGCTCTACCAAAGGTATTAAGAAGCTTTCAAGATGTAGTTGAGTATCCTGCCAACCAAGTATATATTGGCAACAAGACCCCTGGTGAACTGAACGAAATGGCTACTCCTTGGTATGACAATCAGATTAAGGACGCTTCTAGAGACGGTAAATTTGGATCGATTTATACGGAAGATGAAACACTTGGATTGATGAAAGTTGTAGATATTTTCGACTTGGTCATCCTTGAGGATAGTTTTCAGAAAAAAGTAGCTAAGAAACTTATGGCCAATCCAAAATTTGCTAAGATCAAAAATGTTGCCAGCATCGAAAAAGAAGGTGCTACGGAAGAAGAAATAAATGCAGCCATTGAAAAACATGGTGAAGCATTATATTTTGAAGGCAAAATTGTTGGTTGCGTAAAACGTGCACATGAGTTTGACCAAGCTCTTACGGCTCATGTTATGTTTGAAAACTTGGCTGGTAAGGCAACTTCTGTAGCTACTGTTATGGATCTATTGGATAGATTAGATATTAATCCTGAAGATATTGAATACATCGTTGAGTGCTCTGAAGAGGCTTGTGGCGATATGAACCAACGTGGTGGCGGCAATATTGCAAAATCCATCGGAGAAGCATGTAATCTGATCAATGCAACAGGTTCTGACACACGTTCCTTCTGTGCTGCTCCAGCACATGCCTCTGTGGAAGCTGCTGCTCTAGTTCAATCTGGTATTTACAAAAATGTTCTAGTAGTAGCTGGCGGATGCACAGCAAAGCTTGGCATGAATTCTAAATCTCATATTGAAAAAGGTGTTCCCGTGCTTGAGGATGTTTTGGGTGGATTTGCCTTTATAGTATCTGAAAATGATGGCGTAAGTCCTATTATCCGTACTGATGTTATCGGAAGACATACCATCGGTTCAGGCTCTTCACCACAGGCTGTTATCTCTGCTATTGTAACGGATCCCCTAGACCGTGCAGGTATGAGCTTAAAAGATATTGATAAGTTCGCTCCTGAGATGCAGAATCCTGAAATTACCAAACCGGCTGGTGCAGGCGATGTACCGGAAGCCAATTACAAGATGATTGCTGCTATAGGTGTAAAAAGAGGCGAATTCGACCGCAAGGAAATTATGGACGTAGTTAAAAGTAAAGGAATGCCTGGATTTGCTCCGACACAAGGACATATTCCATCTGGCGTACCCTTCCTTGGTTTCGCAAAGGATATGATTGAAAGTGGCGAAATCGAAAGAGCTATGATCATCGGTAAAGGATCCTTATTCTTGGGTCGTTTGACCAACCTATTTGATGGTGTATCCTACTTGGTAGAGAAGAACCCCGGTGTAGTCGAAGAAGCTAGTAGTTTCGACAAGGAAGAAGTGAGAAAGATGGTAGCTGAGTCTATGAGAAACTTTGCTGCATCTATTTCATTAGACTAG
- a CDS encoding rubredoxin, whose product MDKYVCTVCGYVYDPAVGDPDAGIAPGTSFADLPEDWECPDCGVGKDDFEKQA is encoded by the coding sequence ATGGACAAATATGTATGCACAGTATGTGGTTATGTTTATGACCCTGCAGTAGGTGACCCTGATGCAGGTATTGCACCTGGAACATCATTCGCTGACCTGCCTGAAGATTGGGAATGCCCAGACTGCGGTGTGGGGAAAGATGACTTTGAAAAGCAAGCATAA
- a CDS encoding glycine reductase, translated as MENMVKQTLKETFEEIAVALETGSFGKKTRVGLTILGSEHGPEELVRGAELAQSQNADLEVVVIGNGVTTDLELVEAADDEDAHKKMDEMLLDGRLDSAVTMHYSFPIGVSTVGRVITPAKGKEMLMGTTTGTSDTNRVVAMIKNAIFSNAVAKACGKMEPTVGILNIEGARQVEKALTKLKEAGYPITFTESARADGGVVMRGNDLLQGVPDIMVMDSLTGNVMMKMFSAYTTGGSYEASGFGYGPGVGEGYDRIIGIISRASGAPVIAGAIRYMGSCAQGQLLKKVDAEFASARKAGLDKLLADLTASKKTEKATEEIVCPPEKTCTADIPGIEILDLEDAVHELWKAGIYASSGMGCTGPIVMMAEEDLEKAKVILKEKDYI; from the coding sequence ATGGAAAATATGGTTAAACAAACCTTAAAAGAGACCTTTGAAGAGATTGCGGTAGCACTTGAAACAGGATCTTTCGGTAAAAAAACCAGAGTCGGACTGACTATTTTGGGCAGCGAGCACGGTCCTGAGGAACTCGTGCGGGGTGCAGAGCTAGCGCAATCGCAGAATGCTGACCTAGAAGTAGTCGTTATCGGCAACGGCGTTACGACTGATTTGGAACTAGTTGAAGCAGCTGATGATGAGGATGCTCATAAAAAAATGGATGAAATGCTGCTTGATGGACGTTTGGATTCAGCGGTAACAATGCATTATAGCTTCCCGATTGGGGTATCTACGGTTGGCCGTGTGATTACACCTGCAAAGGGAAAAGAAATGCTCATGGGTACTACTACTGGAACATCTGACACCAATAGAGTGGTTGCAATGATTAAAAATGCAATCTTCTCTAATGCGGTAGCCAAAGCTTGTGGCAAGATGGAACCTACTGTAGGTATTCTAAATATTGAAGGTGCAAGACAAGTTGAAAAGGCTTTAACAAAACTGAAGGAAGCTGGCTATCCGATTACCTTTACTGAATCAGCACGAGCTGATGGTGGTGTGGTGATGAGAGGCAATGATTTGTTACAAGGAGTTCCTGATATCATGGTGATGGATTCACTAACAGGTAACGTGATGATGAAAATGTTCTCTGCATATACGACGGGTGGTAGCTATGAAGCATCAGGATTTGGATATGGCCCAGGTGTAGGTGAGGGATATGACCGCATTATAGGTATCATTTCTCGCGCATCAGGAGCCCCTGTTATCGCTGGTGCTATCCGCTATATGGGTAGTTGTGCGCAAGGACAATTGCTCAAGAAGGTGGATGCAGAGTTTGCATCGGCTAGAAAAGCAGGCTTAGATAAGCTATTGGCTGATCTTACGGCTAGTAAAAAGACAGAAAAAGCTACTGAAGAAATAGTTTGCCCACCTGAAAAAACTTGTACTGCAGATATCCCAGGTATTGAAATCTTGGATTTAGAAGATGCAGTGCATGAACTTTGGAAAGCTGGAATCTATGCTTCTAGTGGCATGGGATGTACTGGCCCAATTGTGATGATGGCAGAAGAAGACTTAGAAAAGGCCAAAGTAATTTTAAAAGAAAAAGATTATATATAG
- a CDS encoding GrdX family protein, which yields MRTKVFVLTNNPKAKKQYPGAHFIDGEFIDVIKEARDLIHKGHKLITHPLSGSVKPKETKYKSILMTVEAGELDMQSLHLIDNAITTTNKFEEKKHKWPDPERIMDDFQTIDVSLLNSGVEGLNASIYELV from the coding sequence ATGCGGACAAAAGTATTTGTTTTAACGAACAACCCAAAAGCAAAGAAACAATATCCTGGAGCACATTTCATTGATGGCGAATTTATTGATGTGATAAAGGAAGCTAGGGATTTGATTCACAAAGGGCATAAGCTCATAACCCATCCTTTATCGGGGAGCGTCAAGCCAAAGGAAACCAAATATAAGTCGATATTGATGACCGTTGAAGCGGGGGAACTGGATATGCAGTCCTTGCACTTGATTGATAATGCGATTACAACGACTAATAAATTTGAGGAAAAGAAACACAAATGGCCTGATCCTGAAAGAATCATGGATGATTTTCAGACGATTGATGTTTCCCTCTTGAATTCAGGCGTGGAAGGTTTAAACGCCTCTATTTATGAGTTAGTGTAG
- a CDS encoding glycine/sarcosine/betaine reductase complex selenoprotein A, with translation MLNGKKVAILGDRDGIPGDAIAECVKSAGAEVVFSTTECFVUTSAGAMDLENQARIKDLADEYGNEDLIVVLGGGEAEASALAAETVSAGDPTYAGPLAGVPLGLKAFHIFELKDEIDADIYDEQISMMEMVLDMDALIEAVSVLR, from the coding sequence ATGTTGAATGGCAAAAAAGTAGCCATCCTCGGAGACCGTGATGGTATTCCGGGTGATGCGATTGCTGAATGTGTCAAGTCAGCCGGCGCAGAAGTTGTATTTTCTACAACTGAATGCTTCGTCTGAACAAGCGCAGGCGCAATGGACTTAGAAAACCAAGCCAGAATTAAAGATTTGGCTGATGAGTACGGAAACGAAGATCTGATTGTAGTTTTAGGTGGTGGAGAAGCAGAAGCTTCTGCTCTAGCCGCTGAAACTGTATCAGCTGGAGATCCGACTTATGCAGGTCCGTTGGCAGGAGTTCCGTTGGGACTCAAAGCATTCCATATTTTTGAACTTAAAGATGAAATCGATGCAGACATCTATGATGAGCAAATAAGCATGATGGAGATGGTCCTAGATATGGACGCTCTTATTGAAGCTGTATCTGTATTGAGATAG
- the plsY gene encoding glycerol-3-phosphate 1-O-acyltransferase PlsY, producing MNIFIALIVGYLLGAIPFALVIGKGLRNVDIREHGSGNLGTTNTMRTLGVKIGILVLVGDMSKGFLSAYIGYLLGGPNVALLAGVVAVVGHVYPVYTHFQGGKGVATGAGAFLFIMPKVVLIAMAVFVVVLLLGRYVSLSSMSAALTAGICATLFGYEGLILYSIWAVAIFVFYTHRSNIGRLKRHEENRVNFPKRK from the coding sequence ATGAATATCTTTATAGCACTAATTGTGGGCTACCTGCTGGGTGCCATTCCGTTTGCATTGGTAATCGGCAAAGGCCTAAGAAATGTCGATATAAGAGAACATGGATCGGGTAATTTAGGTACAACCAATACCATGCGGACTCTAGGGGTAAAAATAGGCATTCTGGTGCTAGTCGGGGATATGAGCAAGGGATTTTTAAGTGCTTATATCGGTTACCTATTGGGAGGACCGAATGTAGCATTGCTGGCAGGCGTAGTAGCTGTAGTGGGGCACGTTTATCCTGTGTATACCCATTTTCAAGGTGGAAAAGGGGTGGCAACAGGAGCTGGGGCTTTCCTTTTCATTATGCCAAAGGTTGTTTTAATTGCTATGGCAGTTTTTGTTGTGGTATTGCTGTTAGGACGCTATGTTTCTTTGTCTTCCATGTCTGCAGCACTTACGGCGGGAATTTGTGCAACCTTGTTTGGATACGAGGGGTTGATTTTGTATTCAATATGGGCTGTAGCCATTTTCGTTTTCTACACCCACCGCAGTAATATTGGGCGTTTGAAACGTCATGAGGAGAATAGGGTTAATTTTCCAAAAAGAAAGTAA
- the grdB gene encoding glycine reductase complex selenoprotein B: MGKIKVVHYINQFYAGIGGEDKADVAPMEFEGVKGPGMGLKQLFGDEAEIVATVVCGDSYFGENIDEATATVLELIKKHEPDVVVTGPAFNAGRYGVAAGAVAKAVSEELGVPTVSGMYTENPGADMFKKYTYMIETRNSAVGMKDALAKIAPLALKLARGEAIGTGEEEGYLERGVRVNAFMEERGAKRAVSMLVDKLNGKEFVSEYPMPVFDRVEPQPAVKDITKAKIAIVSSGGPVPKGNPDHIESSSASKFGRYSLEGITDLNETNGETAHGGYDPCYANEDLDRVIPVDVLREMEAAGEIGSLHNYWYATVGNGTSVANSKAYAAEIVKYLKEDNVDAVILTSTUGTCTRCGATMVKEIESNGFPVVHMCTVVPISLTVGANRIVPTIAIPHPLGDPTLSKKDEKELRRRLVKKALRALETEVDGQTVFND, from the coding sequence GTGGGAAAAATTAAAGTCGTTCATTACATCAACCAGTTCTACGCTGGTATTGGTGGTGAAGATAAAGCCGATGTCGCTCCCATGGAATTTGAGGGCGTAAAAGGTCCAGGTATGGGTCTGAAACAATTGTTCGGTGATGAAGCAGAAATCGTTGCCACCGTAGTTTGTGGTGATTCCTATTTTGGCGAAAACATTGATGAAGCAACCGCTACTGTTCTTGAGCTAATCAAGAAACATGAGCCGGATGTAGTAGTCACTGGCCCTGCTTTTAACGCCGGACGTTATGGCGTAGCAGCAGGTGCTGTAGCGAAAGCAGTCAGTGAAGAGTTGGGTGTACCAACTGTTTCCGGTATGTATACCGAGAATCCTGGCGCCGACATGTTTAAAAAATATACATACATGATCGAAACCAGAAACAGTGCAGTAGGTATGAAAGATGCTCTTGCTAAAATTGCACCACTAGCTTTGAAACTAGCTAGAGGCGAAGCAATTGGAACTGGTGAAGAAGAAGGTTACTTAGAGCGTGGCGTTCGTGTCAATGCTTTCATGGAAGAAAGAGGCGCTAAACGTGCTGTTTCCATGCTAGTTGACAAACTGAATGGCAAAGAGTTCGTAAGTGAGTATCCTATGCCAGTATTCGACCGCGTAGAGCCACAACCAGCAGTCAAAGATATCACCAAAGCTAAGATTGCTATTGTTTCATCTGGTGGTCCTGTGCCTAAAGGCAATCCTGACCATATTGAATCTTCATCAGCATCTAAATTTGGCCGTTACAGCCTAGAGGGTATCACTGATTTGAATGAAACAAACGGTGAAACTGCTCACGGTGGATATGACCCTTGCTATGCAAATGAAGATTTGGACCGCGTTATTCCAGTCGATGTTTTGAGAGAAATGGAAGCAGCTGGAGAAATCGGTTCACTTCATAACTATTGGTATGCTACAGTAGGTAACGGAACTTCCGTTGCTAATTCTAAAGCGTATGCTGCAGAAATTGTAAAATACCTAAAAGAAGACAATGTGGACGCTGTTATTTTGACTTCTACCTGAGGAACCTGCACACGTTGCGGCGCAACGATGGTAAAAGAAATTGAAAGTAATGGATTCCCTGTAGTACACATGTGTACTGTAGTACCAATTTCATTGACAGTTGGAGCTAACAGAATCGTTCCTACTATTGCCATCCCTCACCCACTTGGTGATCCTACACTGAGTAAGAAGGATGAGAAAGAGTTAAGAAGACGCTTGGTTAAAAAAGCACTTCGTGCTCTTGAAACAGAAGTAGATGGACAAACTGTTTTCAATGACTAA
- a CDS encoding M20 family metallopeptidase encodes MSSNKKQQVLQHIEKDEVVSLTRELVSIPSHYKVEGGETQVAEHIQKRLTEEGICSETETVFDARSNVYACIPGTDTSTKKLLFCGHIDTVLPDGMDHEPFAADLKDGLLWGRGSADMKGGNAAMLMALIAIKRSGIELKGSLYYAGVVGEESPNNSEGAKKLVERGELYDYAVVGEATSLKVAGFHKGMSWLKVRVKGKSCHASKPQNGVNSVSIASRMIVALEDELIPVLSKRSHPYVSAPTLSIGRIQGGLQNNTVPDECWFSMDRRLIPGESVQSAIEEIRNTIQKVADDYPGSAFIIEEEPETQGRSALESGVANELISALAEEIESHTGEKASVGGVDYWTDGAHLARLGTKTVVFGPGDIAQAHASTEFVSVDQLVSCARIYARLAINLLS; translated from the coding sequence ATGAGTAGTAATAAAAAACAACAGGTATTACAGCATATAGAAAAAGATGAAGTGGTTTCACTCACCAGAGAATTGGTTTCCATACCCAGTCATTATAAGGTGGAAGGTGGGGAAACTCAGGTAGCAGAGCATATTCAAAAGCGCCTAACCGAAGAAGGAATTTGTTCGGAAACTGAAACGGTATTTGATGCTAGGTCAAATGTTTACGCTTGTATCCCAGGTACTGATACAAGCACCAAAAAATTGCTGTTTTGTGGTCATATTGATACAGTACTACCAGACGGAATGGATCATGAACCATTTGCTGCTGATTTGAAAGATGGATTATTATGGGGAAGAGGCTCAGCGGATATGAAGGGTGGAAATGCTGCCATGCTGATGGCTCTAATCGCAATTAAGCGCTCCGGGATAGAGTTAAAGGGAAGCCTTTACTATGCAGGTGTAGTAGGTGAAGAATCCCCCAATAATTCTGAAGGAGCTAAGAAATTGGTGGAACGAGGCGAATTGTATGACTATGCAGTGGTTGGAGAAGCTACCAGCCTCAAGGTGGCTGGTTTTCATAAGGGCATGAGTTGGTTAAAAGTACGGGTGAAGGGCAAGTCTTGCCATGCAAGCAAACCCCAAAATGGTGTCAATTCTGTTTCGATTGCTTCTCGTATGATTGTGGCCTTAGAAGATGAGCTGATACCAGTTTTATCAAAGCGTTCTCATCCATATGTATCGGCACCTACTTTAAGTATTGGGCGCATACAGGGCGGATTACAGAACAATACAGTGCCGGATGAATGTTGGTTCTCCATGGATCGACGCTTGATACCTGGTGAAAGTGTACAGAGTGCTATTGAGGAAATAAGAAACACAATTCAGAAAGTAGCGGACGACTATCCAGGCTCAGCTTTCATCATAGAAGAAGAACCGGAAACGCAAGGAAGATCTGCTCTTGAATCAGGAGTGGCCAATGAACTTATTAGTGCCTTGGCTGAGGAAATAGAATCTCATACAGGTGAAAAAGCTTCTGTGGGCGGAGTTGATTATTGGACTGATGGGGCACATTTGGCGCGTCTGGGTACGAAAACGGTCGTGTTTGGTCCTGGGGACATAGCACAGGCTCATGCTTCAACGGAGTTTGTTTCTGTAGACCAGCTAGTAAGTTGTGCTAGAATTTATGCTAGACTAGCCATAAATCTATTGTCTTAA